Proteins from a genomic interval of Chryseobacterium indologenes:
- a CDS encoding ecotin produces the protein MKFSKTLITGLILMAGVNAFAQKKAEKFEKLQIEMFPKAKEGFKQVYIQLPIEKNERDLKVEVFAGIEKTVDCNNYFLMGIMKSQDLQGWGYNYYEVESNGETAGTLMGCPGQKPTKKFVTLKPEVVGYNSKLPLVFYVPKDVEVRYRILRPDNAMKKAVQK, from the coding sequence ATGAAATTTTCAAAAACTTTAATTACAGGATTGATATTAATGGCAGGGGTAAATGCTTTCGCTCAAAAGAAAGCTGAAAAGTTTGAAAAACTGCAGATTGAAATGTTCCCCAAAGCTAAAGAAGGATTTAAACAGGTATATATTCAGCTTCCGATAGAAAAAAACGAAAGAGATTTAAAAGTCGAGGTTTTTGCCGGAATTGAAAAAACGGTAGATTGTAACAACTATTTCTTAATGGGAATCATGAAAAGCCAGGATCTTCAGGGATGGGGATACAACTATTACGAAGTGGAATCTAACGGTGAGACGGCGGGAACCTTAATGGGATGCCCGGGACAGAAACCAACAAAGAAGTTTGTAACACTGAAACCGGAAGTCGTAGGATACAATAGCAAATTACCACTTGTATTTTACGTTCCTAAAGATGTTGAAGTTCGTTACAGAATTTTACGTCCGGACAATGCCATGAAAAAAGCCGTTCAGAAGTAA